In the Sulfurivermis fontis genome, TGCTGTGGGAAAAGATCGAGGAATGGCGCTGGCGCCGTCAGGAAAACGCCATGGCGCGCGCCATCGCCTTCTACCCGGTGGAGACCGCACTGGAAAGTGCGCTGGATGCGATGACCGCCACGGAAACCGAGGCTGTGGTGCTGCACGAACTGGGCGAGGTGGAGGCCGGGCAACTGTTCGGCGCGGCCTGGGAGCAGATGCTGAGTGCCGTATGGCATACACGGGCGGAACTGGTGGCACGTGCCGTGCGCGACCATCTCGCCGACTGCCTGACGACGCTGCCGGCACTGCTGGAAGAGAAGCGTCTCCCCTCCCTCCATTTCTACATGGCCAATCTCAGCGGCATGCGCCAGGCGCTGTTTCCCGCCCTGAATGACGCTTATCGGGACTGGCTGGAGCGCGGCAGCCTGACTGCGCTGCACGATTGCGTCGGCCGCGGCCAGGAACACTGGCTGGCCGCAGGCCGGCGCCTGCTGCAGGCCTATGGCGGGGAAGATGATGCGGCGGCGGAACGTATCGATGCCGCGGCCGCGGGAATCGAGCTGTAGAAACGACGACGCCCGCCGAAGCGGGCGTCGTGCGGAGCACGGCAGGCTTAGTAACCGCCCTTGCGGCGGGTCTCCGGCAGACCGGCGATCTTGGTGGCCTGCTTGGAGGGCTGCATCGGGAACAGTTCGTACAGAGCCTTGGCATCGATCTTCTCGCCCCACTTTTCGGACATCGCCTTGACGATGTTGCGATCGTTGGGCTGGTTGCCGCCGTTGTTGAGGTATTCATCGCGCAGGTAGTTGATCACGTCCCAGGACTTTTCTGTCAGGGTGACCTTCTCGGCCTCAGCGATGACCTTGGCCACGTCCTCGTTCCAGTCTTCCAGATTTTCCAGGTAGCCGTTGGCGGTGGCCGCGATGGTCTTGCCGTTTACTTCGTAGGACATGCTGCTCTCTCCTTCAAGTTATTTCTAGGTTTAAATCGCAACTTATTATTCGGAATTGACTTTATTGATTGATTTATGCTCGATGAACAGGCCGCAACCCAGCGTGCGCAAGGGGCCGAGACCGCGCTCCTGCAAGGTCACGGCATCGGCTGGCGGCAACTCGGCCACCATCAGGCTGCGCACATAGATCGGACCATCCGGTGTATGAAAATGGTGTTGCCTGCCGGCCAGCACCTTCTTGAAGTGCAGGCCCATGGCGCGCATCTGCTGCACCGCCCCGGCAATAAACTGTTCTTCCTCCTGGCCCTCGGGCACAACGATATATCGGGCATACATGGTGGCGGCCGGACTGAGTGGAACAATCTTCGCCTCCCCTACGACCAGGCTATGCCCATCAACATCGAGGGTCTGGCCACACAGGGCGCGTGCATTTTCCACTCTATCGCGGGCCAGACGCAAGACAAGACGCGTCCGCTTTGACAGATGCAATAATGCCAGGGCGTGGCTGGGGCGCTCCCAACCATTGCCTGAGTCGGCCACGTGCACCAGATGCAGGCCATCGGACGGGTCATCACCGAACCACGGCAAGGCACGGCGGATGGCAGTGGAAAGGGCGTAGGCGTGATCCACCGGCAGGGTACGGCAGTCGATGCGGAATGACATATCGACCACGTTGTCCGGAACGGTGAAAAATTCCTTTTGTACGTCCTCTTGCCAGAACATGGGATTCAGTCCGCAGGCAACCGGCTGCGCAGCAGGTCACGATCGTACCACCAGGCATCGGGTACCAGCACGTCGAGCAGCTTGCCGAGGCGCGGCAGGAGCTTTGCCGGGTCATTCAATTCCAGGCGCTCCACCCAGAAATCGAAAATCTCCTTGTTGTCCACCACTTCACTGTGTTTCTTGGCCACCTCGGCCAACATGCCGGCGGTGAAGAACTTCAAGTCTTCGCGCTTCTTGCCCTCGGCGCGCAGTTCCACCAGATAGGCGGCAACCGCTGCCGGAATGGCGGCGGCATCGGCCTTGGGCGGGGTCTCCTCCACCAGATGCTTGAGCATCAGCACCGAAAGTTCGGGATCGATGGGATAGGTCACTGCCAGCCAGACGCCATGGGCCAGGGCCTTGATGGCATCGTTCTTCTCGGATTGATAGACGATGTCACAGCCCTGTACCGCCTGCTCCCACAGCTCGGCCGCAAGGGCCTGGCGGAAGCTGTCGTGTCCCAGGTGCCAGGCATCCTCATTACGTTCGAGGTCGAGGAGGATATAGCCGATGTCATTGCGCAGGGTCAGGCGTTGCGCCAGCGGGGCATCGGCCGGCAGGGATGCCAGTTCTGCCTCCAACTGGGCCAGCCGCGCCTCCTCCGCCTGTTTCGGACGGATGGCGTCGGAGGCGCACTCGGCCTCGCCTTGTACAGATTCGTTTTCCAGTTGCAGATATTTCACG is a window encoding:
- a CDS encoding TusE/DsrC/DsvC family sulfur relay protein, producing MSYEVNGKTIAATANGYLENLEDWNEDVAKVIAEAEKVTLTEKSWDVINYLRDEYLNNGGNQPNDRNIVKAMSEKWGEKIDAKALYELFPMQPSKQATKIAGLPETRRKGGY
- the cas6 gene encoding type I-MYXAN CRISPR-associated protein Cas6/Cmx6 encodes the protein MFWQEDVQKEFFTVPDNVVDMSFRIDCRTLPVDHAYALSTAIRRALPWFGDDPSDGLHLVHVADSGNGWERPSHALALLHLSKRTRLVLRLARDRVENARALCGQTLDVDGHSLVVGEAKIVPLSPAATMYARYIVVPEGQEEEQFIAGAVQQMRAMGLHFKKVLAGRQHHFHTPDGPIYVRSLMVAELPPADAVTLQERGLGPLRTLGCGLFIEHKSINKVNSE
- a CDS encoding Sfum_1244 family protein — translated: MRTDLHTLTAQVQHNCHISDARHARNYSLCIYLLKMREYFRWEMGFGYDERLPEKQLGDWLVDRERFWGELEEQDYRPIEVSAQTYAPFEPEIINDQLLPSGLVYSGGYGGLSKPHFFLAELHAVEQRHGRRILITGREHARDLTAPPAMTLQGEVYVRRESLRRMLWEKIEEWRWRRQENAMARAIAFYPVETALESALDAMTATETEAVVLHELGEVEAGQLFGAAWEQMLSAVWHTRAELVARAVRDHLADCLTTLPALLEEKRLPSLHFYMANLSGMRQALFPALNDAYRDWLERGSLTALHDCVGRGQEHWLAAGRRLLQAYGGEDDAAAERIDAAAAGIEL